A window from Mycobacterium saskatchewanense encodes these proteins:
- the fdxA gene encoding ferredoxin has product MTYTIAEPCVDIKDKACIEECPVDCIYEGARMLYIHPDECVDCGACEPVCPVEAIYYEDDVPEQWSQYTQINADFFVELGSPGGAAKVGLTENDPQVVKDLPPQGEGD; this is encoded by the coding sequence GTGACCTACACAATCGCCGAACCCTGCGTGGACATCAAAGACAAGGCGTGTATTGAGGAGTGCCCGGTCGACTGCATCTATGAAGGCGCCCGGATGCTGTACATCCACCCGGACGAATGCGTCGACTGCGGCGCCTGCGAGCCGGTCTGCCCGGTCGAGGCGATCTATTACGAGGACGACGTGCCCGAGCAGTGGAGCCAGTACACCCAGATCAATGCCGACTTCTTCGTCGAGCTGGGTTCGCCGGGCGGTGCCGCGAAGGTCGGCCTGACCGAGAACGACCCGCAGGTGGTCAAGGACCTGCCGCCACAGGGCGAAGGCGACTGA
- a CDS encoding hemophore-related protein produces MRLSLTKLATAFGGAAIALTAAAGIASADPLDPVINTTCNYGQVIAALNATDPGAAAQLNSSPLAQGYLRQFLASPPPKRAQMAQQIQAMPQAAPYFNDVLSVAGSCNNY; encoded by the coding sequence ATGAGGCTGTCGTTGACTAAACTGGCTACCGCGTTCGGCGGTGCCGCGATCGCGTTGACCGCCGCTGCCGGGATCGCATCGGCCGATCCCCTGGATCCGGTGATCAACACGACGTGCAACTACGGGCAGGTGATCGCTGCGCTCAACGCGACGGACCCGGGCGCTGCCGCCCAGCTGAATTCGTCGCCGCTGGCTCAGGGTTACCTGCGTCAATTCCTCGCTTCGCCCCCGCCGAAGCGCGCGCAGATGGCGCAGCAGATCCAGGCCATGCCGCAGGCCGCGCCGTACTTCAACGACGTCCTGTCGGTGGCGGGTAGCTGCAACAACTACTGA
- a CDS encoding bifunctional FO biosynthesis protein CofGH, whose product MPLTPDQEPTALPSPLFPPRASASAMRRVLRRARDGVALNLDEAAVAMTARGDDLADLCASAARVRDAGLHSAGRRGPGGGLPITYSPKVFLPVTRLCRDNCHYCTFVSVPGRLRAEGTGMYMEPDEILDVARRGAELGCKEALFTLGDRPEDRWPEAREWLGQRGYDSTLSYVRAMAIRVLEETGLLPHLNPGVMSWSEMSRLKPVAPSMGMMLETTSRRLFETRGLAHYGSPDKDPAVRLRALTDAGRLSIPFTTGLLVGIGETLPERADTLHAIRKLHKEFGHVQEVIVQNFRAKQHTAMAAVPDAGIDDYLATVAVARLVLGPGMRIQAPPNLVSREECLALLGAGVDDWGGVSPLTPDHVNPERPWPALDELAAVTAEAGYELVQRLTAQPKYVQAGAAWIDPRVRGHVDALADPATGLARDVNPVGMPWQEPDDIESSGRVDLNAAIDTEGRNSEARSDLDSAFGNWESIRARVHELAAHAPARIDTDVLAALRSAERNPGGCSDDEYLALATADGPALEAVAALADSLRRDTVGDDVTFVVNRNINFTNICYTGCRFCAFAQRKGDADAYSLSVDEVADRAWEAHVQGATEVCMQGGIDPELPVTGYAELVRAVKARVPSMHVHAFSPMEIANGVTKSGLSIREWLTGLREAGLDTIPGTAAEILDDEVRWVLTKGKLPTSMWIEIVTTAHEVGLRSSSTMMYGHVDTPRHWVGHLNVLREIQDRTGGFTEFVPLPFVHQNSPLYLAGAARPGPTHRDNRAVHALARIMLHGRISHIQTSWVKLGVERTQVMLTGGANDLGGTLMEETISRMAGSEHGSSKTVAELSAIAEGIGRPARQRTTTYAPLAA is encoded by the coding sequence GTGCCGCTGACTCCAGACCAGGAGCCCACCGCCCTGCCCAGTCCCCTGTTCCCGCCTCGAGCCAGCGCGTCGGCGATGCGGCGGGTGTTGCGGCGGGCGCGCGACGGGGTCGCCCTGAACCTCGATGAGGCTGCCGTCGCGATGACCGCCCGGGGCGACGACCTCGCGGACTTGTGCGCCAGCGCCGCGCGGGTGCGCGACGCGGGGCTGCACTCGGCCGGACGCCGCGGCCCCGGCGGCGGGCTGCCGATCACCTATTCGCCGAAGGTCTTTCTCCCGGTCACGCGCTTGTGTCGCGACAACTGCCACTACTGCACGTTCGTCAGCGTGCCGGGCAGGCTGCGCGCCGAGGGGACCGGCATGTACATGGAGCCCGACGAGATTCTCGACGTGGCGCGGCGCGGCGCCGAACTCGGTTGCAAAGAGGCGCTATTCACGCTCGGCGACCGGCCCGAGGACCGTTGGCCGGAAGCTCGCGAATGGCTCGGGCAACGCGGCTATGACTCCACGCTGTCCTACGTGCGGGCCATGGCGATCCGGGTGCTCGAGGAGACGGGACTGCTGCCGCACCTCAACCCCGGCGTGATGAGCTGGTCGGAGATGTCGCGGCTGAAGCCGGTGGCGCCGTCGATGGGCATGATGCTCGAGACGACGTCGCGGCGACTGTTCGAAACCAGAGGGCTTGCGCACTATGGCAGTCCCGACAAAGACCCAGCGGTCCGGTTGCGCGCCCTCACCGACGCGGGCCGGTTGTCGATCCCGTTCACCACCGGCCTGCTGGTCGGCATCGGCGAGACCCTGCCCGAACGCGCCGACACCCTGCACGCGATCCGCAAGCTGCACAAGGAATTCGGGCACGTGCAGGAAGTCATCGTGCAGAACTTCCGGGCCAAGCAACACACCGCGATGGCCGCCGTCCCCGATGCCGGGATTGACGACTACCTGGCGACGGTGGCGGTGGCACGGCTGGTACTGGGCCCCGGCATGCGCATCCAGGCGCCGCCCAACCTGGTGTCCCGCGAGGAGTGCCTGGCGCTGCTCGGCGCCGGGGTCGACGATTGGGGTGGCGTTTCGCCTCTGACGCCCGACCACGTCAACCCCGAACGCCCCTGGCCGGCGCTGGACGAGCTGGCCGCGGTGACCGCCGAGGCCGGCTACGAACTGGTGCAGCGGCTGACCGCGCAGCCCAAATACGTCCAGGCCGGCGCCGCGTGGATCGACCCGCGGGTGCGCGGCCACGTCGATGCGCTGGCCGACCCCGCCACCGGTCTCGCCCGTGACGTCAACCCGGTGGGCATGCCGTGGCAGGAGCCCGACGACATCGAGTCCTCCGGCCGGGTCGACCTCAACGCAGCGATCGACACCGAGGGCCGCAACTCCGAGGCCCGCAGCGACCTCGACAGTGCGTTCGGGAATTGGGAGTCGATCCGTGCGCGCGTGCACGAGCTGGCCGCGCACGCGCCGGCGCGCATCGACACCGATGTGCTGGCAGCGCTGCGTTCGGCCGAGCGCAACCCAGGCGGATGCAGCGACGACGAGTACCTGGCGCTGGCGACGGCCGACGGGCCGGCCCTGGAAGCGGTTGCGGCACTGGCGGATTCGCTACGCCGTGACACCGTTGGCGACGACGTCACGTTCGTGGTGAACCGCAACATCAACTTCACCAACATCTGCTACACCGGCTGCCGGTTCTGCGCCTTCGCGCAGCGCAAGGGCGACGCCGACGCGTACTCGCTGTCCGTCGACGAAGTCGCCGACCGCGCCTGGGAAGCGCATGTCCAGGGTGCCACCGAGGTGTGCATGCAGGGCGGGATCGACCCCGAACTGCCGGTCACCGGATACGCCGAGCTGGTCCGCGCGGTCAAGGCCCGGGTGCCTTCGATGCATGTGCATGCGTTCTCCCCGATGGAGATCGCCAACGGGGTGACCAAGAGCGGATTGAGCATTCGCGAGTGGCTCACCGGCCTGCGCGAGGCGGGTCTTGACACCATCCCGGGCACCGCCGCCGAGATCCTCGACGACGAAGTGCGCTGGGTGCTGACCAAGGGCAAGCTGCCCACCTCGATGTGGATCGAGATCGTGACCACCGCGCACGAGGTCGGCCTGCGGTCGTCGTCGACGATGATGTACGGACACGTCGACACCCCGCGGCACTGGGTCGGCCACCTCAACGTCCTGCGCGAAATCCAGGACCGCACCGGCGGTTTCACCGAGTTCGTGCCCTTGCCGTTCGTGCACCAGAACTCGCCGCTGTATCTGGCCGGCGCGGCGCGGCCCGGGCCGACCCACCGTGACAACCGGGCGGTGCACGCGCTGGCCCGAATCATGTTGCACGGCCGCATCTCTCACATCCAAACCAGCTGGGTCAAGCTCGGCGTCGAACGCACGCAGGTGATGCTTACCGGTGGCGCCAACGACCTGGGCGGCACGCTGATGGAGGAAACCATCTCGCGCATGGCCGGCTCGGAGCACGGCTCGTCCAAGACCGTGGCCGAGCTGAGCGCGATCGCGGAAGGCATCGGGCGCCCCGCGCGCCAACGCACGACCACCTACGCCCCGCTCGCGGCCTGA
- a CDS encoding PE family protein gives MSFLLTAPEALVNAASDLVGIGTGLDTARSAAAAPTTGILAAAEDEISTQIAALFSAHGVGFQQLTAQVSAFHQQFTAALTSGANAYAQAEAGAAQTLTNAVNAPATALLGHPLLGSGAGAGIGSLAAGGGALSNAAAGLLARGAAAASQAGALLLGPTGGVSALTAAGALLSPAAITAAAAVPAANAFAPIATSIENAYLQIEPWVQYGFELLTYAAGWVPYVGILAPQIMFFYNLIEPIVQSGLFNTLDWLAGEISFAQGLSNFWAATTASINYFVNTEIYWVLGFLPPLPPLPPLT, from the coding sequence ATGTCTTTCTTGCTGACGGCCCCCGAGGCGCTGGTCAACGCGGCTTCCGACCTGGTGGGCATCGGCACCGGGCTCGACACTGCCCGCTCCGCGGCCGCGGCGCCGACGACGGGCATCCTGGCCGCGGCGGAGGACGAGATCTCGACGCAGATCGCCGCGTTGTTCTCCGCGCACGGGGTGGGGTTTCAGCAGCTCACCGCCCAGGTGTCGGCCTTTCATCAGCAGTTCACCGCTGCCCTGACCTCGGGCGCGAACGCGTACGCGCAGGCCGAGGCTGGCGCCGCGCAGACTCTGACGAACGCGGTAAACGCGCCCGCCACGGCTCTGCTGGGCCACCCGCTGCTGGGCAGCGGCGCCGGGGCCGGTATCGGTTCGCTGGCAGCGGGCGGCGGGGCCCTGTCGAACGCTGCCGCCGGCCTCCTGGCCCGCGGCGCCGCGGCGGCGAGTCAGGCCGGCGCGCTATTACTGGGTCCGACGGGCGGCGTCAGCGCCCTCACCGCGGCCGGCGCGCTGTTGTCGCCGGCCGCCATCACCGCCGCGGCCGCGGTGCCGGCGGCGAACGCCTTCGCGCCGATCGCCACCTCGATCGAGAACGCCTACCTGCAGATCGAGCCGTGGGTGCAATACGGGTTCGAGCTGCTCACCTATGCGGCCGGTTGGGTGCCCTACGTGGGCATCCTGGCTCCACAGATCATGTTCTTCTACAACCTAATCGAGCCCATAGTGCAGAGCGGCTTGTTCAACACGCTCGACTGGCTCGCCGGGGAGATCTCGTTCGCTCAGGGGCTGAGCAATTTCTGGGCGGCCACCACGGCGTCGATCAACTACTTCGTCAACACCGAGATCTACTGGGTGCTCGGGTTCCTGCCGCCGCTGCCACCGCTGCCGCCGCTCACCTGA
- the mshB gene encoding N-acetyl-1-D-myo-inositol-2-amino-2-deoxy-alpha-D-glucopyranoside deacetylase — protein MPETLETPRLLFVHAHPDDESLSNGATIAHYTARGAQVSVVTCTLGEEGEVIGDRWAGLAVDRADQLGGYRIGELTAALNALGVGEPIYLGGAGRWRDSGMRGTPARGRGRFIDADEREAVGALVEIIRAQRPHVVVTYDPNGGYGHPDHVHAHTVTTAAVAAAGGTDYPGEPWAVPKFYWTVFALSAFGAGMRELSPQDLRPGWAVAPEGELDFGYADEDIDAVIEPGAEARAAKTAALAAHATQVVVGPTGRAAALSNNMALPILAEEHYVLAAGTAGARDERGWETDLLAGLGFSGP, from the coding sequence ATGCCCGAGACGCTTGAGACTCCAAGGCTGCTGTTCGTCCACGCGCATCCCGACGACGAGAGCCTGAGCAATGGAGCGACGATCGCGCATTACACCGCCCGCGGGGCGCAGGTGAGCGTCGTGACGTGCACCCTGGGCGAAGAGGGCGAGGTCATTGGCGACCGGTGGGCAGGCCTCGCCGTCGACCGGGCCGATCAGCTCGGCGGCTACCGCATCGGGGAGCTGACCGCCGCGCTGAACGCGTTGGGCGTCGGCGAACCGATCTACCTCGGGGGCGCGGGCCGCTGGCGCGATTCGGGCATGCGCGGCACCCCCGCCCGGGGTCGTGGGCGGTTCATCGACGCCGACGAAAGGGAGGCGGTCGGGGCGCTGGTGGAGATCATTCGCGCCCAGCGCCCGCACGTCGTCGTGACCTACGACCCCAACGGGGGGTACGGCCATCCCGACCACGTGCACGCCCACACCGTCACGACCGCCGCGGTGGCGGCCGCCGGGGGCACGGACTACCCGGGCGAGCCGTGGGCCGTGCCGAAGTTCTACTGGACGGTCTTCGCGCTGAGCGCATTCGGCGCCGGCATGCGGGAGCTGAGCCCGCAAGACCTGCGGCCGGGGTGGGCGGTCGCGCCGGAGGGCGAGCTCGACTTCGGCTATGCCGACGAGGACATCGACGCCGTCATCGAGCCCGGGGCGGAGGCGCGCGCCGCCAAAACCGCGGCGCTGGCCGCGCACGCCACCCAGGTCGTCGTCGGACCGACCGGCCGGGCGGCCGCGCTGTCGAACAACATGGCGCTGCCGATCCTCGCGGAGGAGCACTACGTGCTGGCCGCGGGAACGGCGGGCGCCCGCGACGAGCGCGGCTGGGAAACAGATTTGCTTGCGGGACTTGGCTTCAGCGGACCATGA
- a CDS encoding TetR/AcrR family transcriptional regulator, translating to MSQLTKTPPAGGRSRRRGEVLERALYEATLAELAEVGYGGLTMEGIAARAHTGKAALYRRWATKQDLVHAALVHTLPPSPELRPGRSARDNLLAVFATHRDICAGKTDFPGMATINQLLHEPEMRTIFVDAVVAPRLQIVESILRDAVADGDLDPATITPLTARIGAALINQHFLLTGSPPNKRELALIVDTVIPPKPSASKG from the coding sequence ATGTCCCAGCTCACCAAGACACCGCCGGCCGGCGGCCGCAGCCGCCGCCGGGGCGAGGTCCTTGAACGCGCCCTGTACGAGGCCACCCTGGCGGAGTTGGCCGAGGTCGGCTACGGCGGGCTGACGATGGAAGGGATCGCCGCGCGCGCCCACACCGGCAAGGCCGCGCTCTATCGCCGCTGGGCCACCAAGCAGGACCTGGTGCATGCCGCGCTGGTCCATACCTTGCCGCCATCCCCCGAGCTGCGTCCCGGCCGCTCGGCCAGGGACAACCTGCTGGCGGTGTTCGCCACCCATCGCGACATCTGCGCCGGCAAGACCGACTTCCCGGGGATGGCCACCATCAACCAGCTGCTGCATGAGCCCGAGATGCGCACCATCTTCGTCGACGCCGTGGTGGCGCCCCGCCTGCAGATCGTCGAATCGATCCTGCGCGATGCGGTCGCGGACGGCGACCTCGATCCGGCCACGATCACCCCTTTGACGGCGCGCATCGGTGCGGCACTGATCAACCAGCACTTCCTGCTGACCGGATCGCCGCCGAATAAGCGGGAGCTGGCGCTGATCGTGGACACCGTGATCCCGCCGAAGCCGTCGGCGTCCAAGGGCTAG
- a CDS encoding PE family protein: MSYLIAAPEFIADAALNLANLGSTIGSANVAAAVATTGVLPAAADEVSAAIAALFSQHAAGYQQLSAAATAFHNSFVEALTAGAGTYAAAEANVVQTMAAAVPALSVDLSGGLAGLAASLSADVSELSAGLNVALSGSFGGSLSGLAPLGAALAADLNGGLSALAQTGGSLATNIGASLSNLSGTLSAGLPGLQASLSGGLSGLSAQLNAALSGGLGASLPGLGAGLSGLIQTGTALANSFGAGLNGLAGSLGAGLNGLTGGLSLAFPGLAASLSGGLSGLGAQLSAALSGSLGLGGSLTGLGPLGAALAADINGGLNALAPLGASLAGAISAGLPGLTAGLPGLTASLSGLSAQLNAALSGALGGTLPGLPALGINLPALVGGLGINLPALTGGLGLNLPALTGGLNAALTGALGAGFPGLTASLSGSLAGLANILGFSPALGANIALALNGLGASLNAALSGGLSASLAGIPAALAALVAPFQALLTAASPAAFLAQLQTMGLAFNSALLNAELGFNAALLAQEAGIELAVFGNLGNDVLNTFYNFWNMVLDTGEATVNSLLGIQFPAALLAGSLTIGTSPTIGGGLFGGLLAAVPTKFLWDLSVVEAIAGAFMGGGGLTTALGGALNLGGLQASLGATLGGSLFAGLPATGAALVAAPIAGLQGIGTTGFGLLTNLAGSEAAFNTNLLVNELSLETSLFGTPVALNGAINRFFNAGNLALLTGEQTINSFLGGGTLNPALNVSGFLTGNGSGVFNGGLTAGIPGVFDQILAGGVDLAGLL, encoded by the coding sequence ATGTCGTATCTGATTGCAGCGCCTGAATTCATCGCCGATGCGGCGTTGAATTTGGCGAATCTCGGTTCGACCATCGGTTCGGCCAACGTGGCGGCAGCGGTGGCGACGACGGGTGTGCTCCCCGCCGCCGCCGACGAGGTGTCGGCGGCCATCGCAGCGCTGTTCTCCCAGCACGCCGCGGGTTACCAGCAACTGAGCGCGGCGGCGACGGCGTTCCACAACTCTTTCGTTGAGGCCCTGACCGCGGGCGCGGGCACCTACGCCGCGGCGGAGGCAAACGTCGTTCAGACGATGGCGGCGGCCGTCCCCGCGCTGAGCGTCGACCTCAGCGGCGGCCTGGCGGGACTGGCGGCCAGCCTCAGTGCCGACGTGTCGGAGCTCAGCGCCGGCCTCAACGTCGCTTTGTCGGGCAGCTTCGGTGGCAGCCTTTCGGGCCTGGCGCCGCTCGGTGCGGCGCTGGCGGCGGACCTGAATGGGGGGCTCAGCGCGCTCGCCCAGACCGGCGGCTCGCTCGCCACCAACATCGGCGCCAGCCTCTCCAACCTCTCGGGCACCCTGAGCGCCGGCCTGCCCGGCCTGCAGGCCAGCCTCAGCGGCGGCCTTTCGGGCCTGAGCGCCCAACTGAACGCCGCGTTGTCGGGCGGCCTCGGCGCCAGCCTTCCGGGATTGGGCGCGGGACTTTCGGGCCTGATTCAGACCGGCACCGCGCTGGCGAACAGCTTCGGCGCGGGGCTGAACGGCCTGGCCGGCAGCCTGGGTGCCGGGCTGAACGGCCTGACCGGTGGCCTGAGCCTCGCGTTCCCCGGCCTCGCGGCCAGCCTCAGCGGCGGCCTTTCCGGCCTGGGCGCCCAACTCAGCGCCGCGCTGTCGGGCAGCTTGGGCTTGGGCGGCAGCCTTACCGGGCTTGGGCCCCTGGGCGCCGCCCTGGCGGCCGACATCAACGGCGGGCTGAACGCGCTGGCGCCTTTGGGGGCGTCGCTGGCCGGCGCAATCAGCGCTGGCCTGCCCGGCTTGACCGCCGGGCTGCCCGGCCTGACCGCCAGCCTTTCGGGGCTGAGTGCCCAGCTGAACGCCGCGCTTTCCGGCGCCCTGGGTGGCACCCTGCCGGGGCTGCCCGCCCTGGGCATCAACCTGCCCGCGCTGGTCGGTGGCCTGGGCATCAACCTGCCCGCTCTCACCGGCGGCCTGGGCCTGAACTTGCCCGCGCTGACGGGCGGGCTGAACGCTGCGCTGACGGGCGCCCTGGGGGCCGGATTCCCCGGGCTGACCGCCAGCCTGAGCGGCAGCCTCGCCGGCCTGGCGAACATCCTCGGTTTCAGCCCCGCCCTGGGCGCGAACATCGCCCTCGCCCTGAACGGGCTGGGGGCTTCGCTCAACGCGGCGCTGAGCGGCGGCCTTTCCGCCTCGCTGGCGGGAATCCCCGCCGCGCTGGCAGCGCTGGTCGCGCCCTTCCAGGCCTTGCTGACGGCGGCCTCACCGGCCGCATTCCTGGCCCAGCTGCAGACGATGGGGTTGGCCTTCAACAGCGCGCTGCTGAATGCGGAGCTCGGTTTCAACGCCGCCCTGCTCGCGCAGGAGGCCGGCATCGAACTTGCCGTCTTCGGCAACCTCGGCAACGACGTGCTCAACACCTTCTACAACTTCTGGAACATGGTGCTGGACACCGGCGAGGCGACCGTCAACAGCCTGCTGGGCATCCAGTTCCCGGCGGCCCTGCTGGCCGGCAGCCTGACCATCGGAACCAGCCCCACCATCGGCGGCGGCCTGTTCGGCGGCCTGCTGGCCGCCGTGCCGACCAAGTTCCTGTGGGACCTCAGCGTCGTCGAGGCGATAGCGGGCGCGTTCATGGGCGGCGGTGGCCTCACCACCGCGCTCGGCGGCGCGCTCAACCTGGGTGGGCTGCAGGCGTCGCTGGGCGCGACCCTCGGCGGGTCGCTGTTTGCCGGGCTCCCCGCGACGGGCGCGGCGCTGGTGGCGGCACCGATTGCGGGCCTGCAGGGCATCGGGACGACCGGGTTTGGCCTGCTCACCAACCTGGCCGGCTCCGAGGCGGCCTTCAACACCAACCTGCTGGTCAACGAATTGAGCTTGGAGACAAGCCTGTTCGGCACCCCTGTCGCATTGAACGGCGCGATCAACCGCTTCTTCAACGCCGGCAACCTGGCCCTGCTCACCGGGGAACAGACGATCAACAGCTTCCTCGGCGGCGGCACCCTGAACCCGGCGCTGAACGTGAGTGGCTTCCTCACCGGGAACGGCTCCGGCGTCTTCAACGGCGGGCTCACCGCCGGCATACCGGGTGTCTTCGACCAGATCCTCGCCGGCGGCGTCGACCTGGCGGGCCTGCTGTAG
- a CDS encoding ABC transporter family substrate-binding protein, translated as MGVPRRARRLLTAIGVLVSLVGLTLAACTVNPPPAPQSTDTPHNAPPPPPRVTQIIMGIDSIGAGFNPHLLSDLSPVNAAISALVLPSAFRPVPDPGTPTGSRWEMDPTLLVSADVTNQNPFTVTYKIRPEAQWTDNAPIAADDFWYLWRQMVSQPGVVDPAGYDLITGVQSLEGGKQAVVTFSQPYPAWKELFSNILPAHIVKDVPGGFAAGLARAMPVTAGQFRVESIDPQRDEILIARNDRYWGPPAKPALILFRRAGAPAALADSVRNGDTQVAQVHGGSAAFAQLSAIPDVRTARIVTPRVMQLTLRANEPKLSDTQVRKAILGLLDVDLLAAVGAGSDNTVTLDQAQIRSPSDPGYEPTAPPAMTTPAALALLTGAGYTIDSNTSSSPAPTPASTGPPEVIRGRISKDGQQLSLVIGVAANDSTSVAVANTVADQLRNVGIAATVLALDPVTLYHDALTDNQVDAIVGWHQAGGNLATLLASRYGCPALQTTQVPTSNMASASPSASRPASPSGSGGPATTPPTPTQTPSRPPEPGALVQAPSNLTGICDRSIQSNIDAALNGSKSINDVITAVEPRIWNMSTVLPILQDTTIVAAGPSVRNVSLSGAVPVGIVGDAGQWVKTGP; from the coding sequence ATCGGCGTGCCGAGACGAGCCCGACGCCTGCTCACCGCGATCGGCGTCCTGGTCTCGTTGGTGGGGTTGACCCTGGCGGCGTGCACGGTCAACCCGCCGCCGGCGCCGCAAAGCACCGACACGCCGCATAACGCGCCCCCGCCGCCCCCGCGGGTCACCCAGATCATCATGGGCATCGACTCGATCGGCGCCGGGTTCAACCCGCACCTGCTATCCGACCTGTCACCGGTGAACGCCGCGATCAGCGCACTGGTGTTGCCGAGCGCGTTTCGGCCCGTGCCCGACCCCGGGACGCCCACGGGCTCCCGCTGGGAGATGGACCCGACGCTGCTCGTCTCGGCGGACGTCACGAACCAGAACCCGTTCACGGTCACCTATAAAATCCGGCCCGAGGCGCAGTGGACCGACAATGCGCCCATCGCCGCGGACGACTTCTGGTACCTCTGGCGGCAGATGGTCAGCCAGCCCGGCGTCGTCGACCCGGCCGGGTATGACCTCATCACCGGCGTGCAGTCGCTCGAGGGCGGCAAGCAGGCCGTGGTGACCTTCTCCCAGCCGTACCCGGCGTGGAAGGAACTGTTCAGCAACATCCTGCCGGCGCATATCGTCAAGGACGTGCCGGGCGGCTTCGCGGCCGGGCTGGCCCGGGCGATGCCGGTCACGGCCGGCCAGTTCCGGGTGGAGAGCATCGACCCGCAACGCGACGAGATCCTGATCGCCCGCAACGACCGCTACTGGGGGCCGCCGGCCAAACCGGCCCTCATCCTGTTTCGGCGTGCCGGCGCGCCCGCCGCGCTGGCCGACTCGGTGCGCAACGGTGACACCCAGGTGGCCCAGGTACATGGCGGTTCGGCCGCCTTCGCGCAGCTGTCCGCCATCCCCGACGTGCGGACGGCGCGCATCGTCACCCCGCGGGTCATGCAGCTCACGCTGCGGGCCAACGAGCCCAAGCTGTCCGACACGCAGGTCCGCAAGGCGATCCTGGGGCTGCTGGACGTCGACCTGCTGGCGGCCGTCGGCGCCGGCAGCGACAACACCGTGACGCTGGACCAGGCCCAGATCCGGTCTCCGAGCGACCCGGGCTACGAGCCGACCGCCCCGCCCGCGATGACGACGCCGGCGGCGCTGGCATTGCTGACCGGGGCGGGGTACACGATCGACTCCAATACTTCGTCGTCGCCCGCGCCGACGCCGGCGAGCACGGGTCCGCCGGAGGTCATCCGCGGCCGGATCAGCAAGGACGGCCAGCAGCTGTCGCTGGTGATCGGTGTGGCGGCGAACGACTCGACGTCGGTTGCGGTGGCCAACACCGTCGCCGACCAACTGCGCAACGTCGGGATCGCCGCGACGGTGCTGGCGCTCGACCCGGTGACGCTGTACCACGACGCGCTGACCGACAATCAGGTCGACGCCATCGTCGGCTGGCATCAGGCGGGTGGAAACCTGGCGACGCTGCTGGCCTCGCGCTACGGCTGTCCGGCCCTGCAGACGACGCAGGTGCCGACGTCGAACATGGCATCCGCGAGTCCCTCGGCGAGTCGTCCGGCCAGTCCGTCCGGCTCCGGTGGGCCCGCCACCACCCCGCCCACGCCGACGCAGACACCGAGCCGCCCGCCCGAGCCCGGGGCGCTGGTGCAGGCGCCCTCGAACCTCACCGGAATCTGCGATCGCAGCATCCAGTCGAACATCGACGCCGCGCTCAACGGATCCAAGAGCATCAACGACGTGATCACCGCGGTCGAGCCCCGGATATGGAACATGTCGACGGTCCTGCCGATCCTGCAGGACACGACGATCGTCGCGGCCGGGCCCAGCGTGCGTAACGTCAGCCTGTCGGGCGCGGTGCCGGTCGGCATCGTGGGCGACGCGGGCCAATGGGTCAAAACCGGGCCGTAG